The DNA segment AGAGATCTCCTGGTGCCGGCTCGTATCTCTGAAGGCAATGTTACAAAATCATTTACCGAGGCAATATAATGATATCTTAACTAAATCTTTCTAGATCTCCGTAAATCTTTCTAAATCTCCGCTGTCAGAGTTAGCCTATATAACCTAAACTCTGGAAGTCGAAACGTGAAGGTTACTCCGGTCTTTTCTCACCATTTGGCATATCCACGTTGGCCCAGTTTAAATTTTGTGGGCTTATACCTAATTTTCACATCTTCTTATGTTTTTCGCCTAATTCACtcttttaaaagatttttagtGTTTCAAAAAGTGTAATATGTTTctgttaaatttaatttttgaaaactatTCGAGAATTTATATTTACAGCATGTTTAATGATTAGTTgagttatttttaattatgtttttggagAAATAACTTtgcttaatcttttttttttacatcaataATTTTGCTTAATCTTTTTGTGTTATAACATCAGACATTACGCAACATATGGAATAGTGAAATAACGGGCCCTAAAATAACACTAGAGTATTTCAAAAACCTTATGTTGGGCGTTCAACCTAACGGTAGCTACAAACCTTTTGTTAAAAGCATTCACTACAATGTCTCCTAAAAGACTTTAAGTGTTCTGGGAGGTATTAAGATTAAGCCTAGAGAAACACACATTTGTTGAATATTGTCTTGTATGTTAATAGAGTCAAACGGTGTAACGAAGCCAAAATGATTCAACTGGACCTAAACACATATAACAGTGTATTAAGAGTGTAACAAACTGTGGTGCCAGGTTTATCTCACCAGCTACggaaaataaatttaacaacAACCAGGTCTTGTCTATAGtcgaaaaaaaaactacggaCATCGGTTCAGaacttattaaataaaaaaaaaagaatgtaccAAACTTAAAGATGTATATTCTATTATACCAACAATGATTAATGGAACAATTGGAGTACGAATGACAGTTAAGTTGAACACGTTGCACTGACAAGGTCAAAAGATAGAAGAAAGTTGGTCACTAATACCATATTAAGAATATACCaaacttaaatttttatttacaagTATGAATGAGCTAGTTGAGCTGCACATATAATATTAGAGCGGAGTTATTAGCTTATTTAAGAATCGGTTCCGaactttttttagttaaaagttaaaaaatgattttttatattccgCTAAAAATCCCCATTAATCATGTTCTTAGTGTTTTCAAATTCTCTTGTTCAAGTATGAAAACAATGTTAGATTCAGAATTAAAGAATGTATTTAGTATTTCGTGATTTGTCACTTATTACATAAGAGCAACTTCCACAGTAAAACCGATGAAGGtttctaaaagaaaaagaaaaattaatattataatgtACTTATCATTTTTAAACAGTTGAAAAGTTTTAAGAGTGACATCTGTTACTTTATGGTGAAACCGAATTCTTAAAATGTCGAAACAAAAACTTTTCATGCTTTtctcttatatttttcttattttttgttttacttttaattGTTAGAACTCTTTTCAATATACACAGTTGGAGCTGCTCTAACAAGTATAGTCGTATGTTGCAGGGCAGTTAAATTGTCatttcattaatttaaataGAATGGAATATTAATTCCATCAATTCCATAactattcaaaataattaaagaaaaaaatattcttttcatAATTATGATTTGGAATAAAAGGAATgaatatattacatttttaaCCAATTATATCCATCTTATCCCATCAAGATTTATTCCTTGAATTCTATTTCATGTTACCATTTACATCAGTGCTGTGCTGCGCCACGAGGAATGGGCCTGACACGAAAATGCGCAGGAAAAACGAGGGAGGGAAGGGCATATACTAATTGTGGCTTAAAGAAGTTAAACATGCTGACGTCATTCATATAAGCAAAAATAAggaggagaaagaaaaaaagaaaaaaaagaggaaaggaAAACGAAAAGAGACAacctaaactttttttttttataaaagctaTCGTTCATCGGAAGAGACGACGCTCGCTCGCTCGCTAGCCTTTTTAACTATTCTGTAAATCAAAATCCTTTCCGGCAAGCGATTCTCTGGTACTGTTTTTTCAGGTTTTCGAAATCGAATTCCTTCTTCTGGCGTTTCTTCATCCGGAGAAAGCGCCGGAGGTTTGGGGATAAACTTTTCAAATGACACAACGGGTCTACCAAGCCTGGAAAGGAAGCAATGTAAGGCTCTTTCGTCATCGAACGATTTGACCCTTTATTCTCTTAGTGTTTTTCTCTTATGGGTATCCTCCAAAATCGATTCTTTTTGCTCTGAAAATGCTTGTGTTCTTAGTTGAATTTTGAGAAGTTTATCTACAGGGAGGTGGGTTACTATGTAGCATACAGTCTTAGTTACGCAAGTGTAAATCAATGATGCAAAgtcttaatcttttttttttgagtatcATTAGTTAAATTATGTGCTTCAGATGCTAAAAGCATGTAATCGTAATGGCTTGATGTGTTTTGAATTAAACTACATTGGAGTATTAGTGGTTGTTGGTTTTATGGTTTCACTTAGAGCTGGATTTTAGCACAGTCTTATCTCTTCTGTTTGATCATTGATTTGCTCTGTTCTTTTGTTCTGTTTTGCAGAAGTTCGTCTTTGGTGGGAGATTGATATTTGGTCCAGATGCTAGATCAGTGCCACTTACCGTGCTACTTATCCTGGTTCCAGTTGTTTTATTCTGTGTGTTTGTAGCTAGGCATCTTCTCCATGAGTTCTCTCCCCACAACGCTGGATATGCTATCTTGGTGGTGCCGATTCTGTTCACTGTCTATGTAAGTCTTCTCTGGTGCTCATCTGATAGCCACATCTCATTTGATGTCTTGTTTTTTACATTTAATTCTTGTTTGCTCGCTGTGCATTTGGCGTTATCATCAGCATTCAATCAGCATTTTAGCACAATCCTATAAAAGCCTCAGATTTTTTGATTGATTGTTGAAAATGACTTGATTATACAATGCAGTCATGTAGCATAAGATGTTTCGTAACTCTGTCTTCCTGTTCTTTCACTTGTTGTGTGggattcaatattttttatattttttgctttGCTGAATCATGTGGTTTGGTTGTGATAGGTATTTATCCTCCTATCTTTCACATCTGCAAGAGATCCTGGTATTGTTCCAAGAAACTCGCATCCACCAGAGGAAGATCTACGCTATGAGACAACAGTATCAGCAGATGGAAGACAGACACCTAGTGTTCAAATTCCTAGGACGAAAGAAGTCATCGTTAATGGCACCACCGTTAGAGTCAAATACTGCGATACCTGCATGCTTTACAGGCCTCCTCGTTGCTCTCATTGTTCCATTTGCAACAACTGTGTCGAGCGCTTTGATCATCACTGCCCCTGGGTGGGCCAATGCATTGGACTGGTAAGCTCATTCACTTTGAAACAGATGATGTTCATAGTTTTTGTACTGAAAGCATATTCACTTTGAAAAATCTGTACCCTTTGGCAGAGAAACTATAGGTACTtctttatgtttgtttcttcGGCAACTCTTCTCTGCGTGTATGTGTTCTCCATGTCGGCTTTTTACATCAATATTATAATGGAACATCAACGCGGAACCGTATGGATGGCTATGAGAGAATCACCTTGGGCGGTTGCGCTGATGATCTATTGCTTTATTGCCCTGTGGTTTGTTGGAGGCCTCACAGGGTTTCACTCGTACCTCATTGGTACCAACCAGGTCAGTTTCACTTGCAATCATTCTTCTGTTATCTTATGCAAATTGTGAGTCAACTGGTAGCAAATGCTGTGGGAATTTTGCAGACAACGTATGAGAATTTCCGGTACAGACCAAACAGCAGAACCGTGGCCTATAACCGTGGGTGTGCAAACAATTTCATGGAGGTGTTTTGCACGAAGGTTAAGCCCTCAAGGAACAACTTCAGAGCCTTCGTCGAAGAAGAACCTCCAAGAGTTGTTACTCTACCAACCATCGTCACCAATATCAACAAGCGATCAGCCGAAGCAGAGGATGAGATCGGGAGCCGGAGACAGAAAGTGGAAGACGATCTAGACATTGGAGACGATCTTATGAACTTATCACAGCGGTGTAATCCAGCAGAGGCCAGCAACGACCAACCTCATCAGACTTTGGACATTGACCAATTGGCTCTTGGGGTTGCTGATAGAGCAGCGACGATAAGGACAGAGACAAGGCATGGGAGCtggggaagaagaagtgggagcTGGGATATAGCAGCAGATGTAGCTAATTCTAATGTCCGGGAGAGTTAAAGCTAATTGCAAAGGGAGGAAGATTATTAttgcttttgtttttaattgttCCAAACATTTTGGGGGTTTCTTTTAGGACAGAAGTGGGAAGATCTGATTTGGTTTTGGGGATTTGCCAATCAGTTCATGTAATCTTTGAGTATATTATTCCCCTTACTATCTCCCTTTCGTTTCCTTAAATATGTATTGTGTTGTTTTCTTGATGTTATGAGAAGTTGTTATTATATCTGAATTGGAAACTTCAGAAAGAGAATCACATTCGGTTGGAACCTCCTCCACCCTCTTGGCTGATATGTGGTATAGGTTTTAATGCATAGTAGAAGATCCTTCTCAGATATAAAGAGTGTATTGTATTGATGCATCTAATGAAAGTTTGTTACGTCCTTCATTTCGACTCTTATCATTTTCACTGCAGTCTCAAAATCTTTCTCTTGGCCATCCCTTAGACTTCAAACTGACAAGATTCTTCTTATGCTTCATGATCTTTTGGACTGGCGTGTGCATTTCCACTCCCGTGAAGGTATTAAAGGTGCTTATCTCATTGCTGATAGTGTGATCAAAGAGGATCGGTTCCAGTCTTATACTGCCAGGTGTTATCCCTTATGGTTAAGGCATATTTTTTGTTGagcctttcctttttttttgttagattgGTTTTGATCCTTTGTTGTGTCACCTTTGTATCCTCCATTGATGTTTCATCCTTGTATCCTTCCTTTTCATTAATGAAagtgttaaaaagaaaaatatctgAGTTGATGATATCTAGCATAACTCTCTACCTTAAAACTCATGCTGTGTAGCTCAACCAAAATCCAGTTCTATCAGTTTCTCTTACATACATCATGCAAATTTGTGTTAACAAAAGAAATACAAATACAATTATACAACACTgtggaaaacaaaataaaataacctTTGTTTTTGGCAGCTTCACATtgattttaatttgattatGCTTACGTGTTGGCTTCACAGTCATTTAACAATTAATGTACTCacatactaatttttttaactccACCGCAGATAATTTTATGTGTTTgcactaattttatttaatcatgTCATTTTTAGTTCTTGCACTTTTAACTATTGTATTAGTGAATTGAAATTCTCTTCGTACAACTactaaataatttcattttgaaagaaataaattacaaaatcattAAGATTTGCATCAACTAAAATATTGGAATGagaatgttttataaattgaaaGTTTCGTTTCTTACTGAACTTAGCCATGGTTGAGGCTTACACACATGATGACAATAAATAATTATGATTGGTTATGAATTAAAGAAATTAAGGTAAAAAATACCACACACAAAGACATATATTTAGTTTAGCcaaatattgtttttctttatagAGTTTCATATCAAACAAAGAATTAGAAACATAATCAGATTGCTAAAAAACAATCAGAAATCAGTAAagctttaaaagaaaagaaaattcgtGAATCAATTGAGAAATAAGTTAAGGTGTCGAGTGAAGAGTTCACATTATTTTCCACGCAAATCTAACACTTTTCACTCGATTTTAtcgttttttattatatgtaccAAGAATTTcttataagaaaatacaaattattgGTTTAGAGTACTACATCAAATTTGCAACATGCCCAACAATATTAATACGACGTCCATCCATTTTTGTTGGTATTCTTAATATATGGTCCAATAATTATGTATGTTTAATAAGcctaaaatatttgttttacatttttttatattagtaGAAGAAAGTAAGTATGGATAAAATATATGGGTCCGAAGAACCGAACCGGACTAGATTTGAAAGTAATACTAAACACAAAATCAAACTTATTAATTACTCATAtggatataaaattttaatatccaGACTTGAATTTGATCCAAACTAATATATTTTGGATACCAAAAGTATCTAAATCacaattatatacttaaatatgttaattatttgaaattttatatttattagatgttcaaaatatgaaaatatctaaaaattatcaACATAGTCACacgtaaatataaaaaaataacaaaaaatgttgaaaatactgaaaattatttattctcaatccaaatatttaaattgaattaCTCCCTTTGTTTTAATATAAGTGGTTTTAAAGGTTTTTGCACAtggattaaaaaataattttttatacaaTTCTTCTTGGTTGCATAAAAACATCATTGAATGAAACTAATTCAACCAATAAGAAAAAACacattattttgtaattggtcaCAAAATTCAAATGATATTAAATTCTTTCTAGAATTACGTGAACAtcaattattttgaaacaaaattgtTTTTCTCTAAACACCACTTCAAATGATACGGAAGGAGTAATTATtctgtaaatttaaatatttagttttacattattcaaatttttatgttttatattattttatttttttttattttgacaatttaagtatatttgaatttttttttttaaatacataattaaaatggaTACCCGaactcgaatccgaatcgaaccCACAATAATTCGAACcaaattcaaaccaaaattttaaaatatcccAATACgatttaattttctaatttaaaaatcagaaATCTGAATAAATTAACTGAATTCAAACATGTATAAGAGTGTCCACCCCGAGAAAAAGATAGACAACAAATCTCTTAGTAcaacatataataataaataaatcaataaactATTTTACTCTGTGCACAGCGCGGATTACTACCTATGTATAGAGTATAATGTATGTCAAATAAAACTTCAGTGAAATATGTTCATATAAGATTAGATCACTTCTTTTCTACGATCACCAAGGACCTCAACACTTGTCACGACATAGCTCaattttctaaacaaagaaagaaGATCATAGACGATTTTTTCGTTGACTAAATCTATACAAACCACATACTATTAAGATAGGTTCTCCAAATTTAGCAAATAGAAGCAAACTTTTAGTAAAAACCTTACGCATTTTACATCAATTCTTAATATAGTAGTTTCCAAGAATATCAAACGTCCCTGACCAAGCCCTAGGTGTACTTGTATATATACCCACCCTCAAACTAAAAGCAAATGAACATATAGAAAACTGAATAACAACCggaagaaaaaagagaaaaagagaaaaaataaataaataaaacaaaacttcCGACGCAAAGAAAATGGCAACGTTCTCAGTTCTGTCTACCTTCGCCGCGGCGGCAATTACGTTGCAACTACTCCTAGTTCCAGCTTCAGCCTCTCCTCACATGAAATACATTGACGCTATCTGCGATCGCTCCCACGACCAAGATTACTGCGTTAAGACATTGACCACCAACCCCCCTACAGCTGCTCCCATTGGCCTGGTACTCATCTTTAAACCACTGTCTCTTTGTTTGCGTTAAATCACAGAAGAAATTTACGTTTGAATTATGGTTTATTCAGTTTATTTGGCAGTCCGGTAATATGTAATCAGAAAATCTTCTAACATTAGTCGAAAAACATTTTAAACAGACAATCCGACAATGTGATACTTTTTTGGGAAATTGCACCCAgtatacacaaaaaaaaaacaaaattcactaACTAACTAAAAATATCCCCTCTCTCCTACTTTCTTTTCCTATCTCTCTGTATtctctttttaaaaatctaatttcacttttttttttttggctattcAGCAAATAAGCCCTACTTTTTTCCACACTGTAGCATTTAGTGTGTTTATACCGAAGCTGGCCGGATTAACTAgctgcatatatatataaaaaaaagaatatcatGTTTACTTAATATGTTTCTATTGTTTCAAAAATACAACTGCATATGCTTTACGTGTGAAAGAGCTTAAATGAGAAAGAGCATTAGTATTAATACTAATAAAATCTCTTTATTATCTCTAGAATCCACTGGCCGAGGCCGTGATGGCGCTCACCATAGCCCACGCCGAGAAGACAGCGGCTTTCGTGGCTGAGACGGGTAAGACTGATCAAACGTTTACTGAGTACCACAAGGCCTACTTAGCCGTGGTGGCTGATCTCAAGAGCGCAAACCTGAAGCTCAAGCAATCCCCTGACACTGCTCACTACGACGTTAGGTCTTCGACCGACCAGATGAAGCGCGTGGAGGGATTAGTTGCCAGCAAAAATGACCAGGCTTCAACTACACTCAAGGAAATGACGGTGCAGATGGAGAAACTTCTTGATCTTGCAGCTAGTGCCGCCGATGCTGTggacgatgatgatgagaaCATCCACCGTCGCGTCTGATTTTAAACCGGTCCGGTTTCGTTTTTTTGTGTTcacaatacaaaatataataaataaatgaatatacatatacacacacacaaatgTGTTGTGATAAACTAGTAATTaagtttttgaaatatttgcAGAACTaatgttgtcaatatttttGGCATATACAAAGAGTCTGCTGtattatctttttataaaactaaatataaatctGATTTGTATCAATTGTTGGACAACCCAAAAGCGCCAAGACAGCACCTGGTACAAACATATTGACTTTTGTAAGCTTTAGAAAAACATACTGAAGTTTTGGAAAACCCCACAAGATTAAAGGTCTTACAAAACACGGAACTGAAATAGAATTCTAATCGTTGGCCAAGTTAAGCCTAAGCCTATTGAGTAAAGTAGCAGTTGAAGCTCATTCTTGGTTGTTGTCTGGTTGATCTGGAAAATCGCCTAAGGACTGATCTTCTTTGAAAATGTGTTGTACTTTTTCAGGAAAATAAATTGTGTTGTTTCTAGCTTAGCGAATATAATTCCGAGAATTAGAAACTCTCACCTTTTTTATTCTTAGTACCATCAAGTTTTGAAGCTGTTAATACATAGttcaaatttataaatgatttattcacataattaatgaaaattttaattttcatgatCAATTAGTCCATCTTCTATAGATTTCGGGTTTcttctaatattttttcttacgaAATCAGAACAAATTGCCTATGAACCAGACAATGCAATACTTATTAGGATTGATTCGAACTTTCTGGATTTAAtgtaaatataaaagaaaatctaAATCAATTAAGGCAGATATCTGATTGTTTAGGGTTTGTTACTTTGTTTCTTTAGTTACTCAAATTACACAATTTcaatataaaccctaaaaagtaaaaacatttaTGTAAGCCTCAATAATCTGACACTATTATTTAGAACTAGCTAGGTCAACTGTTTTTTTTCCTCTTAGTATGACtttttgaaatatgaaaacagtGTGAAATCAAAAGATGTGGATTCTATAAGAAAACAGTGTGAAATCAATAGAGTTGAACCTATATGAGTTGAAAGAATCGAAAATCTTAATTTAATGGAAAATGGCTATAAGCACGGTCGAACCGCACAGTCTGTATTCTACTTACAAGGTCTATAGATATCATGCAATTCTGCGAGATTTAATGTAGACTTTGGAGGTTCGACCGCAGAATCTACTCAGATTCAAGAATTTCTGTATCATTTAGACAATACTTAGTAATGAGATTCACattttttacaaacaaaaaaatgtatgaCCTAAACTTtgtaaatattatgaaattctACGTGACTTACGTTTGTGTATATTTTCCTATTCGATAAATAAAAATGCAGAGCgtgttttagaaaaatcttaAAAGTTATCGTTTCTACTTTAGCAccatcttaaaaaaatatttgctaGATCCAATGTAGAGATTCACATTCGTATTATCAAACTGATGCAATCAATCATGTCTACATACAACTAAGCTTAAACGGCTAATTAGAAGAATCGCAAGCTAGCTTGTGCATACAAAAATATACGAAAATCGTTATTTTCAatctttctaattttatattttcgttAGTACCAAAAGTATATATCCGATACTTTAAATTGACAAGAAACaattgaaattttataaaatctctaaaatattttGGAGAAAAAGAACCCCAATACCAGGGTAATTTGATATGTTTATATCAAACCATTACAGCGATTAAATGAGGTCTATCTATTAATGGGGGTTGTGTCGTGATGTGAAAGAGACAAAAGAGTGAGAGGTTTCAAAGCAATGCTCAACAGAAAAAAAGTTaacataaaaggaaaaaaagagagagacgaGTTAATGTGATCAGCGGTGAGTTTTGGTAAGATAGCGATGAGAAGGTGACAAATGTGAATTCATGCCTTTCTCTCGTCATTTTCTGCATCAAGATGGATTCCATCATGTCCATCCAAAATCATTGGTTTAATTTTTAGCATATTCCTTTTGGGATTTATTTTCGAACTACATAGCTGAATTATGTATTCATTTAagatttcctttttattttaatttagttaCAATAATAAGAAGTATTATAATCTAATCACGGATCATGAAAATGTATTAAGAAATTTTATTCTTTACCTAGTTTCGTCTTTATAGTCCACTTGATTGGGTTGAAAACCGTACTTATGTTCACATTCCGGAATTTATGATTCATACATAATCTCTTTAACCAAAGTCAGGATAAGATTAACCGcaaagaagatacaaatatgTTACTTAAGATGTAGCAATTAGCTGCTAGCTCGATTATTCTAATTGAATTGGGAATATGGCAATGCAGAATGAACTTGTCCATATGTGGAACTGCGGATATTCATATAGTACTATTAAAGTGGAAAGAGCTTATATATTGATTACCAAAGTTGGTTTGGTTTACAAAGACTCGAACAGGTTAACAGTCTAAGACACTATAGGGTAAAACAACTTGGTCTACGACTAGCAACTTAGGCTAGAAACACCTTACTTTGAGTACACTAAATATCAGTTGCATCATAAGTAACTTTTATCAACTTAACCATTCGAACAAAAGCTGAATATATCACAATGCCTCCTAAACGGCTAAACCGTCCCAAAGTAGtagattaattaattatctaaAAGAAGAAATCATGTCCGGAAGTAAAGTACTTACAAAAAAGTCATtaccaacaacaaaaagaaaaagaagcaatGATGATCTCTTGCGCTTAAATCATACAAGAAAATTTAGGGTTTCTTACCAAGAGAGTTCTTGTTGTTATGCATCCAAATCTTAAGCACTTGTCTCCTAACACCAGTTTCCGCACAGAACTGCTCAACCGTCGCGTCATCATGCTTCTGAATTCTCCACCCCAACCTCTCCGCGAAGGCCAACATCTTCTCCTTCTGCTCCGCTGTGAACTTCGTTCTAAACCTCTTAGCCCTTGTTCCGCCGCTGCTGCTCGGATTCGACGTATCCTCCTCGTCCCCAGAGGCCGCAGGAGGCCTGTAAGGCTGTCCTGCCGCCGCCGGAGACGTTAAATGGAGGTATCCTGGCGGCGGCAGCTGAGGAGGACGGTTGTAGTACGTTGGAACCCTGTGTGCCCTGCCGCTCATGACTTCGGTTTCCTTCCGGTGGAAGTTTCGGTGGCAGCCACAAGCTGCACACTTGAGAGCGTCGAGTGAACCATCTTCACCGGAAGGCATGAACTCACAGCAGCCGTCCACGGCGTGGCCGCCGATG comes from the Brassica rapa cultivar Chiifu-401-42 chromosome A01, CAAS_Brap_v3.01, whole genome shotgun sequence genome and includes:
- the LOC103862354 gene encoding protein S-acyltransferase 8; the encoded protein is MTQRVYQAWKGSNKFVFGGRLIFGPDARSVPLTVLLILVPVVLFCVFVARHLLHEFSPHNAGYAILVVPILFTVYVFILLSFTSARDPGIVPRNSHPPEEDLRYETTVSADGRQTPSVQIPRTKEVIVNGTTVRVKYCDTCMLYRPPRCSHCSICNNCVERFDHHCPWVGQCIGLRNYRYFFMFVSSATLLCVYVFSMSAFYINIIMEHQRGTVWMAMRESPWAVALMIYCFIALWFVGGLTGFHSYLIGTNQTTYENFRYRPNSRTVAYNRGCANNFMEVFCTKVKPSRNNFRAFVEEEPPRVVTLPTIVTNINKRSAEAEDEIGSRRQKVEDDLDIGDDLMNLSQRCNPAEASNDQPHQTLDIDQLALGVADRAATIRTETRHGSWGRRSGSWDIAADVANSNVRES
- the LOC103862363 gene encoding uncharacterized protein LOC103862363; translation: MATFSVLSTFAAAAITLQLLLVPASASPHMKYIDAICDRSHDQDYCVKTLTTNPPTAAPIGLNPLAEAVMALTIAHAEKTAAFVAETGKTDQTFTEYHKAYLAVVADLKSANLKLKQSPDTAHYDVRSSTDQMKRVEGLVASKNDQASTTLKEMTVQMEKLLDLAASAADAVDDDDENIHRRV
- the LOC103862371 gene encoding zinc-finger homeodomain protein 2; its protein translation is MNFEEQEEEMEMSGANPTGGYDSLSGEGATSSGGGGGGGSRKTVGGSKVRYRECLKNHAVNIGGHAVDGCCEFMPSGEDGSLDALKCAACGCHRNFHRKETEVMSGRAHRVPTYYNRPPQLPPPGYLHLTSPAAAGQPYRPPAASGDEEDTSNPSSSGGTRAKRFRTKFTAEQKEKMLAFAERLGWRIQKHDDATVEQFCAETGVRRQVLKIWMHNNKNSLGKKP